The sequence CCTTCTCGACCTGATGCTTGTGCGTAAACGTTCTTTTACACAATTCGCAAGTGATGTTCTGGTGCCGCGGCTCGTTCCGCCCTAGAACCAACTCCACCGCTCTGGTTGCGCGCAGGAGTTCGAAGAATCGCTGCTGCCCCCGGTACTGGTTGGAACGCGTGTCCAATGGAGAGGCGTAGTAACGCATCTTGACGAGGACGTAACCTCGCGCGAGTTGTCTCGCTAGGCGCGGAATGTCCAGATCACGCACCCCCGCATCCAACTGCGCCAGCCGGAAGTTGGTCCCATCAACGAAGATCTCCATGCGGAGCATC comes from Longimicrobium sp. and encodes:
- a CDS encoding NYN domain-containing protein produces the protein MEIFVDGTNFRLAQLDAGVRDLDIPRLARQLARGYVLVKMRYYASPLDTRSNQYRGQQRFFELLRATRAVELVLGRNEPRHQNITCELCKRTFTHKHQVEKETDVTLAVDMTVGAHMNRYDVAVLVAGDTDYVRAVEAVQQTGRKVIWCHFPGQAHTDRLRQACDDQVVLTDKFLRACR